From one Electrophorus electricus isolate fEleEle1 chromosome 20, fEleEle1.pri, whole genome shotgun sequence genomic stretch:
- the atp6ap1la gene encoding V-type proton ATPase subunit S1 isoform X4, whose product MASQRRPVSFAIFSFIFFQISSSYEQVNTTVEKSSNDPLSTDSRVSENGAAGKSQSALYGEMSSPFGAEEQIRPPLQAHEWEPESAPRSRRNLLQYAGIMPYSPLNVVYNGKTCILFRARKLAIRYRNHTLVDLTERAFGPDATVDTKGSFCSKDKATLNLRFGDVDDLRGLSISLQKYDTLLVPSSNTDSSANWHITFTDFQIQAFNVQSNKFSVASDCGTFFTPAILMGLITSLILLLVLAYALHMVVHLKHIDRYEEHKTTVYFPRSTEADCTEKNNL is encoded by the exons ATGGCATCACAGAGGCGCCCGGTGTCTTTTGCGATTTTTTCgtttattttctttcagataTCCTCGTCTTACGAACAAGTAAATACGACTGTTGAAAAGAG TTCAAATGATCCACTATCCACAGACAGCAGAGTTAGTGAAA ATGGAGCTGCTGGCAAGAGTCAGAGTGCCTTGTATGGGGAGATGAGCTCACCATTCGGTGCTGAGGAGCAGATCAGACCACCCCTGCAG GCACATGAATGGGAGCCAGAATCTGCTCCGAGGAGCAGGCGAAATTTGCTGCAGTATGCAGGAATCATGCCCTACTCTCCTCTGAATGTAGTTTACAATGGCAAAACCTGCATCCTTTTTAGGGCCAGGAAGCTGGCCATCAGGTACAGGAACCATACTTTAGTGGATCTTACTGAGCGAGCTTTTGGTCCTGATGCAACAGTGGACACCAAAGGTTCATTCTGCAGCAAAGACAAGGCCAC ACTTAATCTACGGTTTGGAGATGTGGACGACCTCAGAGGACTTTCCATCAG CCTCCAGAAATACGACACGCTGCTAGTGCCCAGCTCCAATACTGACAGCTCAGCAAACTGGCATATAACATTCACAGACTTCCAG ATTCAAGCATTCAATGTCCAGTCCAACAAGTTCTCTGTGGCCAGTGACTGTGGCACTTTCTTCACCCCTGCCATCCTCATGGGCCTCATCACCTCGCTGATCTTGCTGCTTGTTCTTGCCTACGCCCTGCACATGGTGGTCCACCTCAAGCACATCGACCGCTACGAGGAGCACAAGACCACTGTCTACTTCCCCCGGAGCACGGAGGCCGATTGCACAGAGAAGAACAACCTTTAG
- the atp6ap1la gene encoding V-type proton ATPase subunit S1 isoform X3 produces the protein MASQRRPVSFAIFSFIFFQISSSYEQVNTTVEKSSNDPLSTDSRVSENGAAGKSQSALYGEMSSPFGAEEQIRPPLQAHEWEPESAPRSRRNLLQYAGIMPYSPLNVVYNGKTCILFRARKLAIRYRNHTLVDLTERAFGPDATVDTKGSFCSKDKATLNLRFGDVDDLRGLSISSLQKYDTLLVPSSNTDSSANWHITFTDFQIQAFNVQSNKFSVASDCGTFFTPAILMGLITSLILLLVLAYALHMVVHLKHIDRYEEHKTTVYFPRSTEADCTEKNNL, from the exons ATGGCATCACAGAGGCGCCCGGTGTCTTTTGCGATTTTTTCgtttattttctttcagataTCCTCGTCTTACGAACAAGTAAATACGACTGTTGAAAAGAG TTCAAATGATCCACTATCCACAGACAGCAGAGTTAGTGAAA ATGGAGCTGCTGGCAAGAGTCAGAGTGCCTTGTATGGGGAGATGAGCTCACCATTCGGTGCTGAGGAGCAGATCAGACCACCCCTGCAG GCACATGAATGGGAGCCAGAATCTGCTCCGAGGAGCAGGCGAAATTTGCTGCAGTATGCAGGAATCATGCCCTACTCTCCTCTGAATGTAGTTTACAATGGCAAAACCTGCATCCTTTTTAGGGCCAGGAAGCTGGCCATCAGGTACAGGAACCATACTTTAGTGGATCTTACTGAGCGAGCTTTTGGTCCTGATGCAACAGTGGACACCAAAGGTTCATTCTGCAGCAAAGACAAGGCCAC ACTTAATCTACGGTTTGGAGATGTGGACGACCTCAGAGGACTTTCCATCAG CAGCCTCCAGAAATACGACACGCTGCTAGTGCCCAGCTCCAATACTGACAGCTCAGCAAACTGGCATATAACATTCACAGACTTCCAG ATTCAAGCATTCAATGTCCAGTCCAACAAGTTCTCTGTGGCCAGTGACTGTGGCACTTTCTTCACCCCTGCCATCCTCATGGGCCTCATCACCTCGCTGATCTTGCTGCTTGTTCTTGCCTACGCCCTGCACATGGTGGTCCACCTCAAGCACATCGACCGCTACGAGGAGCACAAGACCACTGTCTACTTCCCCCGGAGCACGGAGGCCGATTGCACAGAGAAGAACAACCTTTAG
- the asb14a gene encoding dynein heavy chain 12, axonemal isoform X3, producing MDFETSGGIFDEDVATQYMIEQSILPSNKTEFKDIFSEDGCRILLTSPERDKISSAIKRGDVAALRKLTTHQYAFSEEDNMGNIPLHEAAKQNNQYILEITYTASPADAKLKKTLRGKTALFLAVEEGLLDNACYLLDNGSSPDCLDGEEDTPLFVVNQEGAHCRTALHEAARMGLTDTVNLLLQSGAQPDPRSNYGLTPLALAAQGGHLEIVQALLRKGANVESQAQDSATILFEASASGNPDVISLLLEYGADANMPKHTGHLPIHRVAHRGHEKALALLIPVTTQDAVDESGMSPLHSAAAGGHTHCLRMLLRAGYDPNFMLDPWVQRSYDDRRKSALYFAVSNDDVPSSRALLEAGAMPNQDPVKCLQVALRLGNYELIDTLLRHGANVNYFCRVNTTRFPSALQYALKDEVVMRMLFNYGYDVQLCFHCPYGDKSHVPDDYEGWSNTVIKDTAFCEVITVSWLKHLAGHVVRVMLDYVDHVRFCSKLKATLMEQTQWTEICRIQENVRCLQHLCRLKIRRCMGRLRLRAPVFMSFLSLPHRLKEFILYREYDLYRQKCQGQSK from the exons ATGGATTTTGAGACATCCGGAGGGATTTTTGATGAAGATGTGGCAACTCAGTACATGATAGAACAGAGCATTCTGCCAAGCAATAAGACTGAGTTCAAGGACATATTTTCTGAAGACGGATGCAG GATATTACTAACTAGTCCAGAAAGGGACAAAATCTCCAGTGCCATCAAACGAG GTGATGTGGCAGCTTTACGTAAGCTCACGACTCACCAGTATGCTTTCTCAGAGGAGGACAATATGGGCAATATTCCCTTACATGAGGCAGCCAAGCAGAATAACCAGTACATCCTAGAGATCACTTACACAG CATCACCCGCAGATGCTAAGTTGAAAAAAACGCTTCGGGGTAAGACTGCCCTCTTCCTAGCTGTAGAAGAGGGTCTCCTGGATAATGCCTGCTACCTACTGGACAACGGGAGCAGTCCTGATTGCCTGGATGGCGAGGAGGACACACCTCTTTTTGTAg TGAACCAGGAGGGGGCGCACTGCCGAACGGCCCTACACGAAGCTGCTCGCATGGGcctcacagacacagtgaaccTGCTGCTGCAGTCCGGAGCTCAACCCGACCCCAGAAGCAACTACGGCCTCACCCCTCTGGCCCTGGCAGCTCAAGGGGGTCACCTGGAGATAGTACAAGCTCTGCTCCGCAAAG GAGCTAATGTGGAGTCCCAGGCTCAAGACAGTGCCACTATCCTTTTTGAGGCATCTGCATCTGGCAACCCTGATGTCATTTCTCTGCTGCTAGAGTACGGCGCTGATGCAAATAtgccaaaacacacaggccACCTGCCTATCCACAGAGTAGCTCACCGCGGACATGAGAA GGCTCTGGCTCTGTTGATCCCTGTGACCACCCAGGATGCTGTAGATGAGAGCGGCATGAGCCCCTTGCACTCAGCAGCAGCCGGCGGGCACACGCACTGTCTGCGGATGCTGCTCAGGGCCGGCTACGACCCCAACTTCATGCTGGACCCGTGGGTACAGCGTAGCTACGACGACCGTCGCAAGTCCGCCCTCTACTTCGCCGTGTCCAATGATGACGTGCCCTCCAGCAGAGCACTCCTGGAGGCTGGAGCCATGCCCAACCAGGATCCGGTCAAGTGCCTGCAGGTGGCGCTGCGTTTGGGCAACTACGAGCTAATCGACACCCTGCTGAGACATGGCGCTAACGTTAACTACTTCTGCCGCGTGAACACAACGCGCTTCCCCTCGGCACTACAATACGCACTCAAGGATGAGGTGGTGATGAGGATGCTCTTCAACTATGGGTATGATGTGCAGCTCTGCTTCCACTGCCCATATGGAGACAAATCTCATGTGCCTGATGACTACGAGGGGTGGAGCAACACTGTCATCAAGGACACGGCG TTCTGTGAAGTGATAACTGTCAGCTGGTTGAAGCATCTCGCAGGACATGTGGTGCGCGTCATGTTAGACTATGTAGACCATGTCAGGTTTTGTTCAAAGCTGAAGGCAACTCTGATGGAGCAGACACAGTGGACAGAAATCTGCAGGATTCAAG AGAATGTCCGTTGCTTGCAACACCTGTGCCGGCTGAAGATCAGGAGATGCATGGGGCGACTGCGACTCAGAGCTCCAGTCTTCATGAGCTTCCTGTCTCTGCCACACCGCCTCAAGGAATTTATCTTATACAGAGAGTATGACCTTTACAGACAGAAGTGCCAAGGTCAGTCCAAGTGA
- the asb14a gene encoding dynein heavy chain 12, axonemal isoform X2 has translation MDFETSGGIFDEDVATQYMIEQSILPSNKTEFKDIFSEDGCRILLTSPERDKISSAIKREEDNMGNIPLHEAAKQNNQYILEITYTASPADAKLKKTLRGKTALFLAVEEGLLDNACYLLDNGSSPDCLDGEEDTPLFVAIRNNHYDMVKLLLSFNVKVNQEGAHCRTALHEAARMGLTDTVNLLLQSGAQPDPRSNYGLTPLALAAQGGHLEIVQALLRKGANVESQAQDSATILFEASASGNPDVISLLLEYGADANMPKHTGHLPIHRVAHRGHEKALALLIPVTTQDAVDESGMSPLHSAAAGGHTHCLRMLLRAGYDPNFMLDPWVQRSYDDRRKSALYFAVSNDDVPSSRALLEAGAMPNQDPVKCLQVALRLGNYELIDTLLRHGANVNYFCRVNTTRFPSALQYALKDEVVMRMLFNYGYDVQLCFHCPYGDKSHVPDDYEGWSNTVIKDTAFCEVITVSWLKHLAGHVVRVMLDYVDHVRFCSKLKATLMEQTQWTEICRIQENVRCLQHLCRLKIRRCMGRLRLRAPVFMSFLSLPHRLKEFILYREYDLYRQKCQGQSK, from the exons ATGGATTTTGAGACATCCGGAGGGATTTTTGATGAAGATGTGGCAACTCAGTACATGATAGAACAGAGCATTCTGCCAAGCAATAAGACTGAGTTCAAGGACATATTTTCTGAAGACGGATGCAG GATATTACTAACTAGTCCAGAAAGGGACAAAATCTCCAGTGCCATCAAACGAG AGGAGGACAATATGGGCAATATTCCCTTACATGAGGCAGCCAAGCAGAATAACCAGTACATCCTAGAGATCACTTACACAG CATCACCCGCAGATGCTAAGTTGAAAAAAACGCTTCGGGGTAAGACTGCCCTCTTCCTAGCTGTAGAAGAGGGTCTCCTGGATAATGCCTGCTACCTACTGGACAACGGGAGCAGTCCTGATTGCCTGGATGGCGAGGAGGACACACCTCTTTTTGTAg CTATAAGAAACAACCACTATGATATGGTgaagctcctcctctccttcaaTGTCAAAGTGAACCAGGAGGGGGCGCACTGCCGAACGGCCCTACACGAAGCTGCTCGCATGGGcctcacagacacagtgaaccTGCTGCTGCAGTCCGGAGCTCAACCCGACCCCAGAAGCAACTACGGCCTCACCCCTCTGGCCCTGGCAGCTCAAGGGGGTCACCTGGAGATAGTACAAGCTCTGCTCCGCAAAG GAGCTAATGTGGAGTCCCAGGCTCAAGACAGTGCCACTATCCTTTTTGAGGCATCTGCATCTGGCAACCCTGATGTCATTTCTCTGCTGCTAGAGTACGGCGCTGATGCAAATAtgccaaaacacacaggccACCTGCCTATCCACAGAGTAGCTCACCGCGGACATGAGAA GGCTCTGGCTCTGTTGATCCCTGTGACCACCCAGGATGCTGTAGATGAGAGCGGCATGAGCCCCTTGCACTCAGCAGCAGCCGGCGGGCACACGCACTGTCTGCGGATGCTGCTCAGGGCCGGCTACGACCCCAACTTCATGCTGGACCCGTGGGTACAGCGTAGCTACGACGACCGTCGCAAGTCCGCCCTCTACTTCGCCGTGTCCAATGATGACGTGCCCTCCAGCAGAGCACTCCTGGAGGCTGGAGCCATGCCCAACCAGGATCCGGTCAAGTGCCTGCAGGTGGCGCTGCGTTTGGGCAACTACGAGCTAATCGACACCCTGCTGAGACATGGCGCTAACGTTAACTACTTCTGCCGCGTGAACACAACGCGCTTCCCCTCGGCACTACAATACGCACTCAAGGATGAGGTGGTGATGAGGATGCTCTTCAACTATGGGTATGATGTGCAGCTCTGCTTCCACTGCCCATATGGAGACAAATCTCATGTGCCTGATGACTACGAGGGGTGGAGCAACACTGTCATCAAGGACACGGCG TTCTGTGAAGTGATAACTGTCAGCTGGTTGAAGCATCTCGCAGGACATGTGGTGCGCGTCATGTTAGACTATGTAGACCATGTCAGGTTTTGTTCAAAGCTGAAGGCAACTCTGATGGAGCAGACACAGTGGACAGAAATCTGCAGGATTCAAG AGAATGTCCGTTGCTTGCAACACCTGTGCCGGCTGAAGATCAGGAGATGCATGGGGCGACTGCGACTCAGAGCTCCAGTCTTCATGAGCTTCCTGTCTCTGCCACACCGCCTCAAGGAATTTATCTTATACAGAGAGTATGACCTTTACAGACAGAAGTGCCAAGGTCAGTCCAAGTGA
- the rps23 gene encoding 40S ribosomal protein S23, translated as MGKCRGLRTARKLRDHRREQKWHDKQYKKAHLGTALKANPFGGASHAKGIVLEKVGVEAKQPNSAIRKCVRVQLIKNGKKITAFVPNDGCLNFIEENDEVLVAGFGRKGHAVGDIPGVRFKVVKVANVSLLALYKGKKERPRS; from the exons ATGG GCAAGTGCCGTGGATTGCGTACCGCCAGAAAGCTGCGGGACCACCGCCGCGAGCAGAAGTGGCACGATAAACAATACAAGAAGGCCCATCTGGGCACAGCTTTGAAGGCCAACCCTTTCGGAGGAGCTTCACACGCAAAGGGAATTGTGCTTGAGAAAGT TGGTGTGGAAGCCAAGCAGCCCAACTCTGCTATTAGGAAGTGCGTCAGGGTTCAGCTCATCAAGAACGGCAAGAAAATAACTGCTTTCGTCCCTAATGACGGTTGCTTGAATTTCATTGAG GAGAACGATGAAGTTCTGGTGGCGGGTTTCGGTCGGAAGGGTCATGCTGTGGGTGATATCCCTGGTGTACGATTCAAGGTGGTGAAGGTGGCCAATGTGTCCCTGCTGGCCCTCTACAAAGGCAAGAAGGAGCGACCTAGGTCATAA
- the atp6ap1la gene encoding V-type proton ATPase subunit S1-like protein isoform X2, producing MIHYPQTAELVKNVIILDEAAKNRFYFESIRFTDGAAGKSQSALYGEMSSPFGAEEQIRPPLQAHEWEPESAPRSRRNLLQYAGIMPYSPLNVVYNGKTCILFRARKLAIRYRNHTLVDLTERAFGPDATVDTKGSFCSKDKATLNLRFGDVDDLRGLSIRLQLSNTFYESAGQNWFMLDSVHIHYNWTHEATFNASVVYAPSTNSYHCQHVSSLQKYDTLLVPSSNTDSSANWHITFTDFQIQAFNVQSNKFSVASDCGTFFTPAILMGLITSLILLLVLAYALHMVVHLKHIDRYEEHKTTVYFPRSTEADCTEKNNL from the exons ATGATCCACTATCCACAGACAGCAGAGTTAGTGAAA AATGTCATTATCTTGGATGAGGCTGCCAAAAACCGCTTTTATTTCGAGTCCATTCGATTCACAGATGGAGCTGCTGGCAAGAGTCAGAGTGCCTTGTATGGGGAGATGAGCTCACCATTCGGTGCTGAGGAGCAGATCAGACCACCCCTGCAG GCACATGAATGGGAGCCAGAATCTGCTCCGAGGAGCAGGCGAAATTTGCTGCAGTATGCAGGAATCATGCCCTACTCTCCTCTGAATGTAGTTTACAATGGCAAAACCTGCATCCTTTTTAGGGCCAGGAAGCTGGCCATCAGGTACAGGAACCATACTTTAGTGGATCTTACTGAGCGAGCTTTTGGTCCTGATGCAACAGTGGACACCAAAGGTTCATTCTGCAGCAAAGACAAGGCCAC ACTTAATCTACGGTTTGGAGATGTGGACGACCTCAGAGGACTTTCCATCAG ATTGCAGTTGTCCAACACTTTCTATGAGTCAGCAGGACAGAACTGGTTCATGCTAGACAGCGTTCACATCCATTACAACTGGACGCATGAGGCTACGTTCAACGCCTCTGTTGTCTATGCTCCTTCCACCAACTCCTACCATTGCCAACATGTCAGCAGCCTCCAGAAATACGACACGCTGCTAGTGCCCAGCTCCAATACTGACAGCTCAGCAAACTGGCATATAACATTCACAGACTTCCAG ATTCAAGCATTCAATGTCCAGTCCAACAAGTTCTCTGTGGCCAGTGACTGTGGCACTTTCTTCACCCCTGCCATCCTCATGGGCCTCATCACCTCGCTGATCTTGCTGCTTGTTCTTGCCTACGCCCTGCACATGGTGGTCCACCTCAAGCACATCGACCGCTACGAGGAGCACAAGACCACTGTCTACTTCCCCCGGAGCACGGAGGCCGATTGCACAGAGAAGAACAACCTTTAG
- the atp6ap1la gene encoding V-type proton ATPase subunit S1-like protein isoform X1: protein MASQRRPVSFAIFSFIFFQISSSYEQVNTTVEKSSNDPLSTDSRVSENGAAGKSQSALYGEMSSPFGAEEQIRPPLQAHEWEPESAPRSRRNLLQYAGIMPYSPLNVVYNGKTCILFRARKLAIRYRNHTLVDLTERAFGPDATVDTKGSFCSKDKATLNLRFGDVDDLRGLSIRLQLSNTFYESAGQNWFMLDSVHIHYNWTHEATFNASVVYAPSTNSYHCQHVSSLQKYDTLLVPSSNTDSSANWHITFTDFQIQAFNVQSNKFSVASDCGTFFTPAILMGLITSLILLLVLAYALHMVVHLKHIDRYEEHKTTVYFPRSTEADCTEKNNL from the exons ATGGCATCACAGAGGCGCCCGGTGTCTTTTGCGATTTTTTCgtttattttctttcagataTCCTCGTCTTACGAACAAGTAAATACGACTGTTGAAAAGAG TTCAAATGATCCACTATCCACAGACAGCAGAGTTAGTGAAA ATGGAGCTGCTGGCAAGAGTCAGAGTGCCTTGTATGGGGAGATGAGCTCACCATTCGGTGCTGAGGAGCAGATCAGACCACCCCTGCAG GCACATGAATGGGAGCCAGAATCTGCTCCGAGGAGCAGGCGAAATTTGCTGCAGTATGCAGGAATCATGCCCTACTCTCCTCTGAATGTAGTTTACAATGGCAAAACCTGCATCCTTTTTAGGGCCAGGAAGCTGGCCATCAGGTACAGGAACCATACTTTAGTGGATCTTACTGAGCGAGCTTTTGGTCCTGATGCAACAGTGGACACCAAAGGTTCATTCTGCAGCAAAGACAAGGCCAC ACTTAATCTACGGTTTGGAGATGTGGACGACCTCAGAGGACTTTCCATCAG ATTGCAGTTGTCCAACACTTTCTATGAGTCAGCAGGACAGAACTGGTTCATGCTAGACAGCGTTCACATCCATTACAACTGGACGCATGAGGCTACGTTCAACGCCTCTGTTGTCTATGCTCCTTCCACCAACTCCTACCATTGCCAACATGTCAGCAGCCTCCAGAAATACGACACGCTGCTAGTGCCCAGCTCCAATACTGACAGCTCAGCAAACTGGCATATAACATTCACAGACTTCCAG ATTCAAGCATTCAATGTCCAGTCCAACAAGTTCTCTGTGGCCAGTGACTGTGGCACTTTCTTCACCCCTGCCATCCTCATGGGCCTCATCACCTCGCTGATCTTGCTGCTTGTTCTTGCCTACGCCCTGCACATGGTGGTCCACCTCAAGCACATCGACCGCTACGAGGAGCACAAGACCACTGTCTACTTCCCCCGGAGCACGGAGGCCGATTGCACAGAGAAGAACAACCTTTAG
- the asb14a gene encoding dynein heavy chain 12, axonemal isoform X4: protein MVKLLLSFNVKVNQEGAHCRTALHEAARMGLTDTVNLLLQSGAQPDPRSNYGLTPLALAAQGGHLEIVQALLRKGANVESQAQDSATILFEASASGNPDVISLLLEYGADANMPKHTGHLPIHRVAHRGHEKALALLIPVTTQDAVDESGMSPLHSAAAGGHTHCLRMLLRAGYDPNFMLDPWVQRSYDDRRKSALYFAVSNDDVPSSRALLEAGAMPNQDPVKCLQVALRLGNYELIDTLLRHGANVNYFCRVNTTRFPSALQYALKDEVVMRMLFNYGYDVQLCFHCPYGDKSHVPDDYEGWSNTVIKDTAFCEVITVSWLKHLAGHVVRVMLDYVDHVRFCSKLKATLMEQTQWTEICRIQENVRCLQHLCRLKIRRCMGRLRLRAPVFMSFLSLPHRLKEFILYREYDLYRQKCQGQSK from the exons ATGGTgaagctcctcctctccttcaaTGTCAAAGTGAACCAGGAGGGGGCGCACTGCCGAACGGCCCTACACGAAGCTGCTCGCATGGGcctcacagacacagtgaaccTGCTGCTGCAGTCCGGAGCTCAACCCGACCCCAGAAGCAACTACGGCCTCACCCCTCTGGCCCTGGCAGCTCAAGGGGGTCACCTGGAGATAGTACAAGCTCTGCTCCGCAAAG GAGCTAATGTGGAGTCCCAGGCTCAAGACAGTGCCACTATCCTTTTTGAGGCATCTGCATCTGGCAACCCTGATGTCATTTCTCTGCTGCTAGAGTACGGCGCTGATGCAAATAtgccaaaacacacaggccACCTGCCTATCCACAGAGTAGCTCACCGCGGACATGAGAA GGCTCTGGCTCTGTTGATCCCTGTGACCACCCAGGATGCTGTAGATGAGAGCGGCATGAGCCCCTTGCACTCAGCAGCAGCCGGCGGGCACACGCACTGTCTGCGGATGCTGCTCAGGGCCGGCTACGACCCCAACTTCATGCTGGACCCGTGGGTACAGCGTAGCTACGACGACCGTCGCAAGTCCGCCCTCTACTTCGCCGTGTCCAATGATGACGTGCCCTCCAGCAGAGCACTCCTGGAGGCTGGAGCCATGCCCAACCAGGATCCGGTCAAGTGCCTGCAGGTGGCGCTGCGTTTGGGCAACTACGAGCTAATCGACACCCTGCTGAGACATGGCGCTAACGTTAACTACTTCTGCCGCGTGAACACAACGCGCTTCCCCTCGGCACTACAATACGCACTCAAGGATGAGGTGGTGATGAGGATGCTCTTCAACTATGGGTATGATGTGCAGCTCTGCTTCCACTGCCCATATGGAGACAAATCTCATGTGCCTGATGACTACGAGGGGTGGAGCAACACTGTCATCAAGGACACGGCG TTCTGTGAAGTGATAACTGTCAGCTGGTTGAAGCATCTCGCAGGACATGTGGTGCGCGTCATGTTAGACTATGTAGACCATGTCAGGTTTTGTTCAAAGCTGAAGGCAACTCTGATGGAGCAGACACAGTGGACAGAAATCTGCAGGATTCAAG AGAATGTCCGTTGCTTGCAACACCTGTGCCGGCTGAAGATCAGGAGATGCATGGGGCGACTGCGACTCAGAGCTCCAGTCTTCATGAGCTTCCTGTCTCTGCCACACCGCCTCAAGGAATTTATCTTATACAGAGAGTATGACCTTTACAGACAGAAGTGCCAAGGTCAGTCCAAGTGA
- the asb14a gene encoding dynein heavy chain 12, axonemal isoform X1, with the protein MDFETSGGIFDEDVATQYMIEQSILPSNKTEFKDIFSEDGCRILLTSPERDKISSAIKRGDVAALRKLTTHQYAFSEEDNMGNIPLHEAAKQNNQYILEITYTASPADAKLKKTLRGKTALFLAVEEGLLDNACYLLDNGSSPDCLDGEEDTPLFVAIRNNHYDMVKLLLSFNVKVNQEGAHCRTALHEAARMGLTDTVNLLLQSGAQPDPRSNYGLTPLALAAQGGHLEIVQALLRKGANVESQAQDSATILFEASASGNPDVISLLLEYGADANMPKHTGHLPIHRVAHRGHEKALALLIPVTTQDAVDESGMSPLHSAAAGGHTHCLRMLLRAGYDPNFMLDPWVQRSYDDRRKSALYFAVSNDDVPSSRALLEAGAMPNQDPVKCLQVALRLGNYELIDTLLRHGANVNYFCRVNTTRFPSALQYALKDEVVMRMLFNYGYDVQLCFHCPYGDKSHVPDDYEGWSNTVIKDTAFCEVITVSWLKHLAGHVVRVMLDYVDHVRFCSKLKATLMEQTQWTEICRIQENVRCLQHLCRLKIRRCMGRLRLRAPVFMSFLSLPHRLKEFILYREYDLYRQKCQGQSK; encoded by the exons ATGGATTTTGAGACATCCGGAGGGATTTTTGATGAAGATGTGGCAACTCAGTACATGATAGAACAGAGCATTCTGCCAAGCAATAAGACTGAGTTCAAGGACATATTTTCTGAAGACGGATGCAG GATATTACTAACTAGTCCAGAAAGGGACAAAATCTCCAGTGCCATCAAACGAG GTGATGTGGCAGCTTTACGTAAGCTCACGACTCACCAGTATGCTTTCTCAGAGGAGGACAATATGGGCAATATTCCCTTACATGAGGCAGCCAAGCAGAATAACCAGTACATCCTAGAGATCACTTACACAG CATCACCCGCAGATGCTAAGTTGAAAAAAACGCTTCGGGGTAAGACTGCCCTCTTCCTAGCTGTAGAAGAGGGTCTCCTGGATAATGCCTGCTACCTACTGGACAACGGGAGCAGTCCTGATTGCCTGGATGGCGAGGAGGACACACCTCTTTTTGTAg CTATAAGAAACAACCACTATGATATGGTgaagctcctcctctccttcaaTGTCAAAGTGAACCAGGAGGGGGCGCACTGCCGAACGGCCCTACACGAAGCTGCTCGCATGGGcctcacagacacagtgaaccTGCTGCTGCAGTCCGGAGCTCAACCCGACCCCAGAAGCAACTACGGCCTCACCCCTCTGGCCCTGGCAGCTCAAGGGGGTCACCTGGAGATAGTACAAGCTCTGCTCCGCAAAG GAGCTAATGTGGAGTCCCAGGCTCAAGACAGTGCCACTATCCTTTTTGAGGCATCTGCATCTGGCAACCCTGATGTCATTTCTCTGCTGCTAGAGTACGGCGCTGATGCAAATAtgccaaaacacacaggccACCTGCCTATCCACAGAGTAGCTCACCGCGGACATGAGAA GGCTCTGGCTCTGTTGATCCCTGTGACCACCCAGGATGCTGTAGATGAGAGCGGCATGAGCCCCTTGCACTCAGCAGCAGCCGGCGGGCACACGCACTGTCTGCGGATGCTGCTCAGGGCCGGCTACGACCCCAACTTCATGCTGGACCCGTGGGTACAGCGTAGCTACGACGACCGTCGCAAGTCCGCCCTCTACTTCGCCGTGTCCAATGATGACGTGCCCTCCAGCAGAGCACTCCTGGAGGCTGGAGCCATGCCCAACCAGGATCCGGTCAAGTGCCTGCAGGTGGCGCTGCGTTTGGGCAACTACGAGCTAATCGACACCCTGCTGAGACATGGCGCTAACGTTAACTACTTCTGCCGCGTGAACACAACGCGCTTCCCCTCGGCACTACAATACGCACTCAAGGATGAGGTGGTGATGAGGATGCTCTTCAACTATGGGTATGATGTGCAGCTCTGCTTCCACTGCCCATATGGAGACAAATCTCATGTGCCTGATGACTACGAGGGGTGGAGCAACACTGTCATCAAGGACACGGCG TTCTGTGAAGTGATAACTGTCAGCTGGTTGAAGCATCTCGCAGGACATGTGGTGCGCGTCATGTTAGACTATGTAGACCATGTCAGGTTTTGTTCAAAGCTGAAGGCAACTCTGATGGAGCAGACACAGTGGACAGAAATCTGCAGGATTCAAG AGAATGTCCGTTGCTTGCAACACCTGTGCCGGCTGAAGATCAGGAGATGCATGGGGCGACTGCGACTCAGAGCTCCAGTCTTCATGAGCTTCCTGTCTCTGCCACACCGCCTCAAGGAATTTATCTTATACAGAGAGTATGACCTTTACAGACAGAAGTGCCAAGGTCAGTCCAAGTGA